The DNA window CCGCCTGATGCAGCAGATGGAAGAGGAAAGCCGGGCCGCGCACGCCGAGGCCATGCTGGTCATGGGCATCACCCTGGCGGTGACCCTGGTGGTCGGCTGCGTGACGGTGTTCTGGCTGATCAAGAGCATCACCGTGCCCTTGTACGCCGCCGTGGGCGTGGCGCAAACGGTCGCCGGCGGCGACCTGCGCAGCGAGGTGCGGGTCGATAGCAAGGATGAGATCGGCGAGCTGCTGGGCGCGCTCAAGACCATGCAGACCAATCTGAGCGGCATCGTCGGCAAGGTGCGCGCCGGCACCGAGACCATCCACGGCGCGACGGTGGAGATCGCCGCCGGCAACCTGGACCTGTCCGGCCGCACCGAGCAGCAGGCCAGCTCGCTCGAGGAGACGGCGGCGGCGATGGTGGAACTGACCACCACCGTCCAGCAGAACAACGCCAACGCCAACGAGGCCAGCAAGCTGGCCGACGTGGCCTCGCGGGTGGCCGAGCGCGGCGGCGACGCGGTCGAGCAGATGGTGCAAACGATGGGCTCGATCAACGAGTCCTCGCGCAAGATCGTCGACATCATCGGCGTGATCGACGGCATCGCTTTCCAGACCAATATCCTGGCGCTCAACGCGGCGGTGGAGGCGGCGCGCGCCGGCGAGCAGGGGCGCGGTTTCGCCGTGGTGGCGTCCGAGGTGCGCAACCTGGCCCACCGCTCGGCGTCGGCCGCCAAGGAGATCAAGGAATTGATCGGCGACTCGGTCAGCCGCGTCGAGGCCGGCAGCCGGCTGGCCGGGCAGGCCGGCGAGACGATGGGCGAGGTGGTCAGCAGCGTGCAGCGGGTGACGGCCATCATCGGCGAGATTTCGGTGGCCAGCGGCGAGCAGCGCGACGGCATCGAGCAGATCAGCATCGCCATCAGCCACATGGACAGCGTGACGCAGCAGAACGCCGCGCTGGTGGAACAGGCCGCCGCCGCGGCCGATGCATTGACGCAGCAGGCGGCCAGCCTGTCGGAGGCGGTCAGTATCTTCAAGCTGGAGGAGCACGGCCAAGGGCAGGGCGGGAGCGCGCGTTTGGCGCCACCGAAACGGCGTCCGCTATTGCCCGCTTGAGGGCCATGTGAATCGGGTTTGACGCCCGTCAACCGCCCCGCCGAACGCGCATTGCTGACGGGCAGTCTCCATTATGATTCCCTCTTCATCGCTGCACCAAAAGAAGAGGGATCCCATGGAGCTCCTGTGGCCGGCATTGATAGGCATCGCACCTTGTCTGTTGGCGCTTTGGTATGGCGAAACGCGCGCGCGCGTGCTGCGCCGCCGCTGCGTCCATTTGCAGAGCGCGCTCGAAGCCCAGCGCGACACCGAGATGCGGCTCGACTTCATCGCCCACCACGACTGCCTGACGGGCTTGCCCAACCGCCTGCAGTTCCAGCTGCGGCTTGAGCACGGCGTGGCCTACGCGCGGCGCCACAAAAGCCTGCTGGCGGTGCTGTTCGTCGACATCGACCACTTCAAGCACATCAACGACACGCTCGGCCACGACGCCGGCGACCAAGTACTGGTGCAGTTCTCGCAGCGGCTGCGCCAGTGCGTGCGCGAGGTCGACACCGTGGCGCGGCAGGGCGGCGACGAGTTCATCCTGTTGCTGACGGAGCTGCGCGACGCCGACGACGCGCGCCAGGTGGCCGAGAAGATCATCGCCGCCATCGGCGCGCCGTTCACCATCCATGGCGCGTCGCTGCGGGTGGCCGCCAGCGTCGGCGTGGCGGTCTATCCGGACGACGACGAAAGCCTGGAAGACCTGGTCGAGAAAGCCGACCTGGCGATGTACGCGGCCAAGCAGCGCGGCAAGGGCACCAGCGTGCGCTTCCTGCCGAGCATGCAGGTCAAGGCGTACTCGCGCCTGATCCTGGAGACGGCGCTCAGGCACGCGCTCGACCACAAGGAATTCGTCCTTGCCTACCAGCCCAGGCTCGACCTGCGCGAACAGCGCGTCACCGGCGTCAAGGCGCTGCTGCGCTGGAACCATCCGGAGCTCGGGCTGGTGATGCCGCTCGATTTTCTGCCGGTGCTGGAGGAGAGCGCGCTGATACTGCCGGTCGGCGCGTGGGTGCTGGCGACCGCGGCGGCGCAGGCGCGGCTGTGGATGGAGCGGGGACTGCCGCTGACGGTGTCGGTGCACCTGTCGCCGCGCCAGTTCTACCAGAAGGACATCGCCCAGACCTTCGCCATGATACTGGAGCAGGCCGGCGTGCCGGGCTACTGCATCGAGCTGGAAATCACCGAGGGCATGCTGATCGACCGCAACCAGAACTGCGAGGCGACCTTGCGGCAGCTGAAGGGCCTTGGCGTGCGGATCTCGATCAGCGATTTCGGCACCGGCTACGCCTCGCTCAATTATCTGCGGCGCTTCCCGGTGGACGTGGTCAAGATCGACAAGAGCTTCATCGACGAATTGCACGGCGCGCGCCAGCCAGCCGATACGCAGGACGCCCCCGGCGCCAAGGGCGCGGCCGACGGCGCCATGGTGCGCGCCATCATCGCGATGGCCCACACGCTGAACATGCGGGTGATCGCCGGCGGCGTCGAAACCGGCGACCAGTTGGCGCGCTTGATGGCGATGGACTGCGACGAGGCATTCGGCTTTTGCCTCAGCCCGGCCGTGTCGCCCGCCGAAGTGGAAACCTTGCTGGCCAATCGCGATTTGCGCAAAGAATTGATTATTTCGTAGCGTTCCTTGTCGCCATGAGTTTATATCCCCCCATTCAACATGGGTATTATCAGCGGATAGAAACTTACTTTCATCTTGGTATTAACAAATAATAAACGTTTACATAAATAGAATCTAAACATATAATTTTTTCGCTCGGGCTCGCTTTAACGGAGACCGGGCGGTAGTCGATTAGCCCGAGCGCAAAGACGGTAATGCGCCTTGTCCGAAAATTTGCTTTTTAAAATAAAAGGAAAATAATGGCAACTGCACTATTTGAAACTTTTAAGACGCGACATGTGATTGCAGCCCTGATTTCATGCGCGGTTTCATATCAAGCTTTGGCGGCGCATGCCCTCCCTGATCGGCTACGTGGCGGCGAAACCCTGACGTCCGGCGAAACCCTGGTGTCGCCCAACGGCGCGGTGCGTCTGGAGATGAAAAGCACCGGCAATCTGGTGTTGACCCGGTTGGCCGACAACGCGACGCTCTGGCAGTCGGGTACCGTGCAAGCCGGCTCCTACGCCTTGATGCAAACCAGTGGCAACTTCGTCGTCGTGAGCCCGAGTTCCCAGATATTGTTCCAGTCGGGCTCGGCCAACTCCACCGCGTATGTGATGCTGCAATCCGACCACAATCTGGTCGTTTACACGGCGACCCGCTCGCCGTTGTGGCACACGGTGACCGGCATTCCCAATCCGCCGCCATACAGCACGCCCGCCTACATGCCCGCCTATTGGAACGACGGCGCGATCCGGCCCTATAATAATTGCTACAACTACGCGAACAACAGGCGTACCGACCGGTTCTCCCAGCCGGGCTGGGCACATGGCTATAGCGGCTATGACATCACCGTAGCGCAGCTGCGCGCCGCCGCCATCGCCGATGGCCTGGAGCCGACCGATAGTTCGTCCGTCTCCCCGGTGGGCAAAACCAAGGTCGCGCTGGTGGTCGGCACGGTGGGCGGTTCGCCGGACTATCATTGGTACCGGAAGGACATCAATGGTCTTTGGACGCATAAACCGGGCGGCACCTCGGCCACCAACCTGGACAACAGTGGCGTGGCCATCACTAATCCGGAAACGGCCAACCGGGGCGGCTACATCCACTTTGGCGGTTACTTCTTCACATCGTCTTCTGATTCCCAAGGACACGGGCACCAGGTAATTTACTAACCCATTCGAGAGGAATAGAATAAGATGAAACAATATTTGACAGCGGTCGCATTCGCCCTGGTAGGAACTTTTACTATGACGGCTCAAGCACAAACGCCAACGCTCAAGAAGGAAGCGCTTAAAGTCGAGTTGATGGTCTTTTCGGGCCGTGCCAACCCGACCTTTACCATCACCGACGAGAGTGAAATTCAGGAGATTCTCAATCTCGTGAAAAACCTGCCCCAGAAAAAGCTGAAGGAAGGCGAAACCGGCCTGCCGCCGGCTAAACTGGGTTATCAAGGCTTTATTGTCACCAATAATACGAAGACGTCGCCGGAAATTAAATCGTTCGTGGTGAACGGTTCGGCCGTGTTACTCGATTCGCCTTCGACCGCCGGCACCCTGGCGGCTCGGGGCGGCGTGGCTGAATTTGCGGCGCGCGCCGATTCGAGCGCATCCCTGGAAAGCAAGTTGCTGTCTCATGCAAAAGAGACCGGCATTGCCAGCGAGGAAATGCTTGAAGCCATCCAGGACGCGAAGTAAGCCGGGTTGCTTGACTGTTCGCCGTTACGAAGTGCCTACTTCGTAGCGGCGAAGAACCAGGTCAACGGCAGGTGTACCCGCGCCGCCCACGATTTCTCGTTGTGGACGCCGTCCGGCGACTGGTAAAAATACAAATCCTCATCCAGCTTGTAGCCTTGCGCCAGCATGGCGTCGCGCATCTTCAGCGTGTGCTCGATGCCGTCTTTTTTCGACCCGGCGTCGATGTAGAACTTGACCGGCTGCCGCGCAGGCACGTTCTTCATGAACGCACCGTCATTCCACCAGAACGAACCCGATACGCCGCCGGCCTTGGAGAAGATCTCCGGATGCCGCTGGGCGATGTACACCGAGGCCAGGCCGCCCAGCGAGGAACCCATGATGGCCGTGTGCTCGCGGCCGGGCAGGGTGCGCAGGTTGGCGTCGGCCCACGGTTTGACGGTATCGACGATAAAGGCCATGTAGGCGTCGATCTTTCCGCCGCCGTGTTTCGGGTCGCAGCAGGGCGTGTATTCGTCCATGCGGTCCTTGGTGTTGTCGATGCCGACCACGATGGCCGGTTCGATGGCGCCGCCGGCGATCAGGTGGTCCATCGTGGCGCCGATGTCCCACGCGACGCCGAAGGCGGCGGTCCTGGCGTCGAACAGGTTCTGGCCGTCGTGCATGTAGAGCACCGGATAGCGGCGCCGAGGGTTGTTCTCGTAATCCGGCGGCAGGTAGATGCGCAGATTGCGGCTGTTGCCGAGCTGCGGCGACGCGAAATTTTCGACGATGCGGATGGCGCCTGCGGGCGCGGGGAATGCGTCGGCGCTGGAGTCGGCGGCGGCCTGCGGCGCTACCGGCATCACGCGCACGCCGTGGATGTCGAACTTGTTCGACGGTCCCTTCACGCCACCGGCATCGCTGTAGGTGGTGTTACTTTTCAGGTAGGTCATGTTGTAGTGGTCCTCCAGTTCCAGGCGGTAGCTGCCGGCTTTGAGCGCGGCGCGGATCGGCGTCGAATACGACGGGCCGGCCTGCTC is part of the Oxalobacteraceae bacterium OTU3CAMAD1 genome and encodes:
- a CDS encoding EAL domain-containing protein, which produces MELLWPALIGIAPCLLALWYGETRARVLRRRCVHLQSALEAQRDTEMRLDFIAHHDCLTGLPNRLQFQLRLEHGVAYARRHKSLLAVLFVDIDHFKHINDTLGHDAGDQVLVQFSQRLRQCVREVDTVARQGGDEFILLLTELRDADDARQVAEKIIAAIGAPFTIHGASLRVAASVGVAVYPDDDESLEDLVEKADLAMYAAKQRGKGTSVRFLPSMQVKAYSRLILETALRHALDHKEFVLAYQPRLDLREQRVTGVKALLRWNHPELGLVMPLDFLPVLEESALILPVGAWVLATAAAQARLWMERGLPLTVSVHLSPRQFYQKDIAQTFAMILEQAGVPGYCIELEITEGMLIDRNQNCEATLRQLKGLGVRISISDFGTGYASLNYLRRFPVDVVKIDKSFIDELHGARQPADTQDAPGAKGAADGAMVRAIIAMAHTLNMRVIAGGVETGDQLARLMAMDCDEAFGFCLSPAVSPAEVETLLANRDLRKELIIS
- a CDS encoding DUF3919 family protein, whose amino-acid sequence is MKQYLTAVAFALVGTFTMTAQAQTPTLKKEALKVELMVFSGRANPTFTITDESEIQEILNLVKNLPQKKLKEGETGLPPAKLGYQGFIVTNNTKTSPEIKSFVVNGSAVLLDSPSTAGTLAARGGVAEFAARADSSASLESKLLSHAKETGIASEEMLEAIQDAK
- a CDS encoding methyl-accepting chemotaxis protein, translating into MKLGDLKIGVRLGLLGAFFFVALAIVATGGWRALDNSTAHSAQALQRSLGLSQAIDTARSAQVEFKIQVQEWKNILIRGNDPALLDRYTKAFVKTGEATRADLKKLDGQLDALKLGTPLVDDAIKTQTELGARYLEALKQYDPANPESAKVVDNLVKGMDREPTKKIDDIVVYIGKESNRLMQQMEEESRAAHAEAMLVMGITLAVTLVVGCVTVFWLIKSITVPLYAAVGVAQTVAGGDLRSEVRVDSKDEIGELLGALKTMQTNLSGIVGKVRAGTETIHGATVEIAAGNLDLSGRTEQQASSLEETAAAMVELTTTVQQNNANANEASKLADVASRVAERGGDAVEQMVQTMGSINESSRKIVDIIGVIDGIAFQTNILALNAAVEAARAGEQGRGFAVVASEVRNLAHRSASAAKEIKELIGDSVSRVEAGSRLAGQAGETMGEVVSSVQRVTAIIGEISVASGEQRDGIEQISIAISHMDSVTQQNAALVEQAAAAADALTQQAASLSEAVSIFKLEEHGQGQGGSARLAPPKRRPLLPA